The Candidatus Parvarchaeota archaeon genome includes a window with the following:
- a CDS encoding HAD-IA family hydrolase: MLKAILFDIDGVLIDSKDSIITMFVEVLGSGGYAAARDEIEKALVGHTTAQILKNLATGITQVEVARMQSMMSARLPKSLTEFRPTAILEAIPQLSKTYLIAAVSNRRKSSHAILEHFGVRKYFGSIKTADDYLPKPAPDMIRAALKELGASPFESLFIGDNEVDLEAGRAANVKTKLVATDITKTEFFALLANLEN; encoded by the coding sequence ATGCTAAAGGCAATACTTTTTGACATTGACGGCGTCCTCATTGACTCCAAGGATTCCATAATAACAATGTTTGTCGAGGTTCTCGGGTCAGGCGGATACGCGGCGGCAAGGGATGAAATTGAAAAAGCGCTTGTAGGGCACACAACCGCGCAAATACTGAAAAACCTTGCCACAGGCATAACCCAAGTCGAGGTTGCAAGGATGCAGTCCATGATGTCTGCCAGGCTGCCAAAATCGCTTACCGAATTCAGGCCAACTGCCATACTTGAGGCAATACCGCAGCTCTCCAAAACTTATCTGATTGCAGCTGTCTCAAACAGGCGCAAAAGCAGCCATGCCATACTTGAGCATTTTGGCGTAAGAAAATATTTTGGCTCCATAAAGACCGCAGACGATTATCTGCCAAAACCTGCGCCAGACATGATACGCGCCGCCCTGAAAGAACTTGGCGCAAGCCCCTTCGAATCGCTTTTCATTGGCGACAACGAGGTGGACTTAGAGGCAGGCAGGGCAGCAAATGTAAAAACCAAGCTAGTTGCCACTGACATAACAAAAACCGAATTCTTCGCGCTGCTTGCCAATCTTGAAAACTAA
- the endA gene encoding tRNA-intron lyase: protein MAVKIEFDKKSHKATVSEPESVSSLVRGHFGKMSRGTITLFAEEALYLIDIRNASCADKSGRGVGFNQVAAACDSGKLMAKYFTYKDWRDRGLIARPAHEACGPYGKDRLAKYPREGFRIERCKPEGLFFADDLVTLIDDEDFGRALYHDYWLGQFGTYKADGRGKLSKLDIYETVFLAKHAKLKLANATLAKAIKAARQARPDFDLMYAVYEDWRLAGYVLKTGFKFGCHFRLYLPGASPKADGEKWMHSKHVVQVFPRANRLLISEWARAIRVAHSVKKTFILAIPGRAKKEARAGFGKKRSGAVGLDFALYHRKKGNIENPKEDSPSFMMLSLSEEEYIGGEQLAGALSVCRGLGLDLMLAIADRETAVTYYSVRRIELPKSKYEYFEIEWQLP from the coding sequence ATGGCCGTGAAAATTGAGTTTGACAAAAAATCCCATAAGGCTACGGTAAGCGAGCCTGAATCAGTCTCTTCGCTTGTGCGCGGGCATTTTGGAAAAATGAGCAGGGGGACGATAACCCTTTTTGCAGAGGAGGCCCTTTACCTCATTGACATACGCAACGCCTCCTGCGCCGATAAATCTGGCAGGGGCGTTGGATTCAACCAGGTTGCGGCAGCATGTGACAGCGGCAAGCTGATGGCAAAATACTTTACCTACAAGGACTGGAGGGACAGGGGGCTTATTGCACGGCCTGCGCACGAAGCATGCGGGCCATATGGCAAGGACAGGCTTGCCAAATACCCAAGAGAGGGGTTTAGGATTGAGCGGTGCAAGCCAGAAGGCCTGTTTTTTGCCGACGATTTGGTGACTTTGATTGATGACGAGGATTTTGGCCGCGCCCTTTACCACGACTACTGGCTTGGCCAGTTTGGCACGTACAAAGCTGATGGGAGGGGCAAGCTGTCAAAGCTGGACATATACGAGACTGTGTTTCTGGCAAAACATGCCAAACTAAAGCTTGCAAATGCCACCCTTGCCAAGGCCATTAAGGCTGCAAGGCAGGCGCGGCCTGATTTTGATTTGATGTATGCAGTCTATGAGGACTGGCGGCTTGCAGGCTATGTGCTCAAGACAGGCTTCAAGTTTGGCTGCCACTTTCGGCTTTACCTGCCTGGGGCAAGCCCAAAGGCCGACGGGGAAAAATGGATGCACTCAAAGCACGTGGTGCAGGTTTTCCCAAGGGCAAACAGGCTTTTGATATCCGAGTGGGCGCGGGCCATAAGGGTGGCGCATTCCGTGAAAAAGACATTCATTCTTGCAATACCGGGAAGGGCAAAAAAGGAGGCCAGGGCTGGCTTTGGGAAAAAGCGCAGTGGCGCCGTGGGCCTTGATTTTGCTTTGTACCACCGCAAGAAAGGCAACATTGAAAACCCGAAAGAGGACTCGCCAAGCTTCATGATGCTCTCATTATCAGAGGAGGAGTACATTGGCGGGGAGCAGCTTGCAGGCGCCCTGTCTGTGTGCAGGGGGCTTGGGCTTGACTTGATGCTTGCGATTGCAGACAGGGAGACTGCAGTCACCTACTACAGTGTCAGGAGAATAGAGCTTCCAAAAAGCAAGTACGAGTATTTTGAGATAGAGTGGCAGCTGCCTTGA